A single window of Jiangella alkaliphila DNA harbors:
- a CDS encoding FAD-binding oxidoreductase codes for MSTAIETGRVAHRELTDVRGRLTGPEDAGYDEARKVYNAMIDRRPALIARVADADDVARVVRFAREHELLLAVRGGGHNGGGLGVCDDGVVIDLGDLRDITVDPEARTARVGGGCTWGEVDRATNAYGLATPSGIISTTGVGGLTLGGGLGHLTRAFGLAIDNLLEVEMVLADGERVSASAAEHPDLFWAVRGGGGNFGVVTSFLFRLHELDTVVAGPTFWPVEQTAEVLSAYRDFLPAAPRELNGFFLVGAVPPAPPFPEELHLRPICGVVWCHVGSPEQAAADMAPLLAALPEPLLHAPAPMPHPVLQSAFDGLYPPGDQWYWRADFVKEIPDEAVAIHADFAAQLPSWKSTMHLYPIDGAAHDAASTDTAWSYRDALWGSVFAGVDADPANAERIGAWSVGYQEALHPYSAGGAYVNMMMDEGQERVRASYRGNYERLARVKAQYDPANLFRVNQNILPATSAG; via the coding sequence ATGAGCACCGCCATCGAGACCGGACGTGTCGCGCACCGCGAGCTCACCGACGTCCGCGGCCGCCTGACCGGGCCGGAGGACGCCGGCTACGACGAGGCCCGCAAGGTCTACAACGCCATGATCGACCGGCGTCCGGCGCTGATCGCGCGGGTCGCCGACGCCGACGACGTCGCGCGGGTCGTCCGCTTCGCGCGCGAGCACGAGCTGCTGCTCGCGGTGCGCGGCGGTGGCCACAACGGGGGCGGCCTGGGGGTCTGTGACGACGGCGTCGTCATCGACCTCGGCGACCTGCGCGACATCACCGTCGACCCCGAGGCCCGGACGGCCAGGGTCGGGGGCGGCTGCACCTGGGGTGAGGTCGACCGCGCGACCAACGCCTACGGCCTGGCCACGCCGAGCGGGATCATCTCGACGACGGGGGTCGGCGGCCTGACGCTCGGCGGCGGCCTCGGCCACCTGACCAGGGCGTTCGGCCTGGCCATCGACAACCTGCTCGAGGTCGAGATGGTGCTGGCCGACGGCGAGCGCGTGTCGGCCAGCGCGGCCGAGCACCCCGACCTCTTCTGGGCCGTCCGCGGCGGAGGCGGCAACTTCGGCGTCGTGACGTCGTTCCTGTTCCGGCTGCACGAGCTGGACACCGTCGTCGCCGGCCCGACGTTCTGGCCGGTCGAGCAGACCGCCGAGGTGCTGTCGGCCTACCGCGACTTCCTGCCGGCGGCGCCGCGCGAGCTGAACGGGTTCTTCCTGGTCGGGGCCGTGCCGCCGGCGCCGCCGTTCCCCGAGGAGCTGCACCTGCGCCCGATCTGCGGCGTCGTCTGGTGCCACGTCGGCTCACCCGAGCAGGCCGCCGCCGACATGGCGCCGCTGCTGGCCGCGCTGCCCGAGCCGCTGCTGCACGCACCGGCGCCGATGCCGCACCCGGTGCTGCAGAGCGCCTTCGACGGCCTCTACCCGCCCGGCGACCAGTGGTACTGGCGCGCGGACTTCGTCAAGGAGATCCCGGACGAGGCCGTCGCGATCCACGCCGACTTCGCCGCCCAGCTGCCCAGCTGGAAGTCGACGATGCACCTGTACCCGATCGACGGCGCCGCCCACGACGCCGCGTCCACCGACACCGCCTGGAGCTACCGCGACGCGCTCTGGGGCTCCGTCTTCGCCGGTGTGGACGCGGACCCGGCCAACGCCGAGCGCATCGGCGCGTGGTCGGTCGGCTACCAGGAGGCGCTGCACCCGTACTCGGCGGGTGGCGCCTACGTGAACATGATGATGGACGAGGGCCAGGAGCGGGTCCGGGCCAGCTACCGGGGCAACTACGAGCGGCTGGCGAGGGTCAAGGCGCAGTACGACCCGGCCAACCTGTTCCGGGTCAACCAGAACATCCTGCCCGCTACGTCGGCCGGATGA
- a CDS encoding RluA family pseudouridine synthase has protein sequence MSEHRSLPVPDGLEGERLDAALARLFGLSRSKAAALVEDGHVVVDGDVALKSTRVRGGSWLEVEIPAPPAPVQVVPERVEGMRIVHDDPDVVVVDKPVGVAAHPSPGWTGPTVIGGLAGTGFRVSTSGAAERQGIVHRLDVGTSGLMVVAKSERAYTSLKRQFKERTVDKVYHALVQGHPDPSRGTVDAPIARHPDHDYKWAVVAGGKDSVTHYETLEAFPAASLLEIHLETGRTHQIRVHLSALRHPCVGDLTYGADPTLAARLGLTRQWLHAKRLGFEHPGTGEWVEFSSDYTDDLQHALDVIRPT, from the coding sequence GTGAGCGAGCACCGCAGCCTCCCCGTCCCCGACGGCCTGGAGGGCGAGCGCCTCGACGCCGCCCTGGCCCGGCTGTTCGGGCTGTCGCGCAGCAAGGCCGCCGCGCTGGTCGAGGACGGCCACGTCGTCGTCGACGGCGACGTCGCGCTCAAGTCGACCCGCGTGCGAGGCGGATCCTGGCTCGAGGTCGAGATCCCGGCGCCGCCCGCGCCCGTCCAGGTCGTCCCCGAGCGGGTCGAGGGCATGCGCATCGTCCACGACGACCCCGACGTCGTCGTGGTCGACAAGCCGGTCGGCGTCGCGGCGCACCCCAGCCCCGGGTGGACCGGCCCGACCGTCATCGGCGGCCTGGCCGGCACCGGGTTCCGCGTCTCCACCAGCGGCGCGGCCGAGCGGCAGGGCATCGTCCACCGGCTCGACGTCGGCACCAGCGGGCTCATGGTGGTGGCGAAGTCCGAACGCGCCTACACGTCGCTGAAGCGGCAGTTCAAGGAGCGGACGGTCGACAAGGTCTACCACGCGCTGGTCCAGGGCCACCCCGACCCGTCCCGCGGCACCGTCGACGCCCCCATCGCCCGGCACCCCGACCACGACTACAAGTGGGCGGTCGTGGCCGGCGGCAAGGACAGCGTCACGCATTACGAGACGCTCGAGGCGTTCCCCGCCGCCAGCCTGCTGGAGATCCACCTGGAGACCGGGCGGACGCACCAGATCAGGGTGCACCTCAGCGCGCTACGGCACCCGTGCGTCGGCGACCTCACCTACGGCGCCGACCCCACCCTGGCCGCCCGGCTCGGGCTGACGCGGCAGTGGCTGCACGCCAAGCGGCTCGGCTTCGAGCACCCCGGGACGGGGGAGTGGGTGGAGTTCTCGTCGGACTACACCGACGACCTCCAGCACGCCCTCGACGTCATCCGGCCGACGTAG
- a CDS encoding ATP-binding protein: MTRGVDAADGAELQVRLAGGLTVLRAGRTLAAGEVGDRKGRTLLALLAVAGGGLVAADRIVDALWGEPAPRRPAASVATLVSRLRAALGPDVVAGGRSGYRLGDGVQVDLHRAADLVTEAEARLATAEPALALAAAEAALDLVGTAPLLADEADAPWAAAGRRQQAEVVGRARAVAAEAGLRTGDVTAALAAAEAAAEADPLDERPARALMRAYDAAGEPARALAVFERLRAGLAAELGIDPAPSTRELHVAILRQRAAPAAAGPAPAAPGSASAPAAASARLTGRDAELTRLTRSWERAVAGDGGLVLLAGEAGIGKTALADELARLARRTGGRTLEARCYDVERSLFLQPVAEALGRLVTRLPAPVLRQAAADRAGALAALVPEVASLLGEPPPERRSAAAERRRVYDAVVVFLRRLADRQPTVFVIDDLHNAGAATVELLHYLGRHAAGGRLLVVGTVRAHEGEQVLATLAGVAERLDVGPLAETAIARLAAEAGQEAHGAEIARRTRGHTLFVVETLRALAAGEEGIPDSLRASVMARVRRAGDQAAELLHAAAVLGSSFTPAMLAGLLDVSLQEAARRCHRILPTRLLVVAGRSYEFENDLVQETLYAATPQPTRVAYHLRAADVMDGNPEAVGWHAGAAGDWARAAPGWLAAGEQALHRYAVGDAEALLSQAIEAARHSGDVELDGRAHLARGRAREAMYRYDAAVADHSEALRAARVAGDRNLEMRALRQLGGPAWAGGGRPVAEGMVHLEKSLQLAQELGDRPAESELLAWLSVLSAGRLRFADALGYGRRALALARVIGDDDTLALALDGLKTAYAYQGEVRELDGVLDELEPLCRRSGDLWLLQWCVFESAFPAIARGDWDTATERVEEALTVNRRSGYSGYESWYVSNLGWIARLRGRYDDAVRHGRRSLTLEAHAWFSASSLATYATTLLELGETPQAVALLERGLAVAGRHRTEAYRLPCLAALAAATGSRDLLDEADAMVRAISAPPGSAWLYGADSYVALARAWLRRGDPRAAAEVLAPLTAAADRTGWIAPLAAARSVAAACAEALRLP; this comes from the coding sequence GTGACAAGGGGGGTGGACGCGGCGGACGGGGCTGAGCTGCAGGTGCGCCTGGCCGGCGGGCTGACCGTGCTGCGCGCGGGCCGGACGCTGGCGGCCGGCGAGGTGGGCGACCGCAAGGGCCGGACGCTGCTGGCGCTGCTGGCCGTCGCGGGCGGCGGGCTGGTCGCGGCCGACCGGATCGTCGACGCGCTGTGGGGCGAGCCGGCGCCGCGGCGGCCGGCGGCGAGCGTCGCGACGCTGGTGAGCCGGCTGCGTGCCGCCCTGGGACCGGACGTGGTGGCCGGCGGCCGGTCCGGCTACCGGCTCGGCGACGGCGTGCAGGTCGACCTGCACCGGGCGGCGGACCTGGTCACGGAGGCCGAGGCGCGGCTGGCGACCGCGGAGCCGGCGCTGGCCCTGGCCGCCGCCGAGGCCGCGCTGGACCTCGTCGGCACGGCGCCGCTGCTCGCCGACGAGGCCGACGCGCCGTGGGCCGCGGCGGGCCGGCGGCAGCAGGCGGAGGTGGTCGGACGGGCCCGCGCCGTCGCGGCCGAGGCGGGCCTGCGGACCGGTGACGTCACGGCGGCGCTCGCCGCGGCGGAGGCGGCGGCCGAGGCCGACCCGCTGGACGAACGCCCGGCCCGGGCGCTGATGCGGGCCTACGACGCCGCCGGCGAGCCGGCCCGCGCGCTGGCCGTGTTCGAGCGGCTGCGGGCCGGACTCGCCGCCGAGCTGGGCATCGACCCGGCGCCGTCGACCCGGGAGCTGCACGTCGCGATCCTGCGCCAGCGGGCGGCGCCGGCGGCAGCTGGTCCAGCGCCGGCTGCGCCTGGTTCGGCGTCGGCGCCGGCTGCCGCGAGCGCCCGGCTGACCGGCCGCGACGCCGAGCTCACCCGGCTGACCCGGTCGTGGGAGCGGGCCGTCGCGGGCGACGGCGGGCTCGTGCTGCTGGCCGGCGAGGCCGGGATCGGCAAGACCGCGCTGGCCGACGAGCTCGCGCGGCTGGCCCGGCGGACCGGCGGCCGCACGCTGGAGGCGCGCTGCTACGACGTCGAGCGCTCGCTGTTCCTGCAGCCGGTGGCCGAGGCGCTGGGCCGGCTGGTCACGCGGTTGCCGGCGCCCGTGCTGCGGCAGGCCGCGGCGGACCGGGCCGGCGCCCTGGCCGCGCTGGTGCCGGAGGTCGCGTCGCTGCTGGGCGAGCCGCCGCCGGAACGGCGCAGCGCGGCGGCCGAGCGCCGCCGGGTCTACGACGCGGTGGTCGTGTTCCTGCGCCGGCTGGCCGACCGGCAGCCCACCGTGTTCGTCATCGACGACCTGCACAACGCCGGCGCGGCCACCGTCGAGCTGCTGCACTACCTGGGCCGGCACGCCGCCGGCGGCCGACTGCTGGTGGTCGGGACCGTCCGTGCGCACGAGGGCGAGCAGGTCCTGGCAACGCTGGCGGGTGTGGCCGAGCGGCTCGACGTCGGCCCGCTCGCCGAGACGGCGATCGCGCGGCTGGCCGCCGAGGCGGGCCAGGAGGCGCACGGCGCGGAGATCGCCCGGCGCACGCGCGGCCACACGCTGTTCGTGGTCGAGACGCTGCGCGCGCTGGCCGCCGGGGAGGAGGGGATCCCGGACTCGCTGCGCGCCAGCGTCATGGCCCGGGTGCGGCGCGCCGGCGACCAGGCCGCTGAGCTGCTGCACGCCGCCGCGGTGCTCGGGTCGTCGTTCACGCCGGCGATGCTGGCCGGCCTGCTCGACGTCAGCCTCCAGGAGGCGGCCCGGCGCTGCCACCGGATCCTGCCGACGCGGCTGCTCGTGGTGGCGGGCCGCTCGTACGAGTTCGAGAACGACCTCGTCCAGGAGACGCTCTACGCGGCCACGCCGCAGCCGACCAGGGTCGCGTACCACTTGCGCGCGGCCGACGTCATGGACGGCAATCCGGAGGCGGTCGGCTGGCACGCCGGCGCGGCGGGCGACTGGGCCCGGGCGGCGCCGGGCTGGCTGGCCGCGGGGGAGCAGGCGCTGCACCGGTACGCCGTCGGCGACGCCGAGGCACTGCTGAGCCAGGCCATCGAGGCGGCCCGCCATTCCGGTGACGTCGAGCTCGACGGCCGGGCGCACCTGGCCAGGGGCCGGGCGCGTGAGGCGATGTATCGGTACGACGCGGCGGTGGCCGACCACTCCGAGGCGCTGCGGGCGGCGCGCGTGGCCGGCGACCGGAACCTGGAGATGCGGGCGCTGCGCCAGCTGGGCGGCCCGGCCTGGGCCGGCGGCGGGCGCCCGGTCGCCGAGGGGATGGTCCACCTGGAGAAGAGCCTCCAGCTGGCCCAGGAGCTGGGGGACCGGCCGGCGGAGTCCGAGCTGCTGGCCTGGCTGTCGGTGCTCTCGGCCGGGCGGCTGCGGTTCGCCGACGCGCTCGGGTACGGACGGCGGGCGCTGGCGCTGGCCCGCGTCATCGGCGACGACGACACGCTGGCCCTGGCGCTGGACGGGCTGAAGACGGCGTACGCCTACCAGGGCGAGGTGCGCGAGCTGGACGGCGTGCTGGACGAGCTGGAGCCGCTGTGCCGCCGGTCCGGCGACCTCTGGCTGCTGCAGTGGTGCGTGTTCGAGTCGGCCTTCCCCGCGATCGCGCGCGGCGACTGGGACACCGCCACCGAACGCGTCGAGGAGGCGCTGACGGTCAACCGGCGCAGCGGCTACAGCGGCTACGAGTCGTGGTACGTGTCGAACCTCGGCTGGATCGCCCGTCTGCGCGGCCGGTACGACGACGCCGTCAGGCACGGCCGCCGGTCCCTGACGCTCGAGGCGCACGCCTGGTTCAGCGCGTCCAGCCTGGCCACCTACGCGACGACCCTGCTCGAGCTGGGCGAGACACCCCAGGCCGTCGCGCTGCTGGAGCGTGGCCTCGCGGTGGCCGGCCGGCACCGCACCGAGGCCTACCGGCTGCCCTGCCTGGCAGCTCTGGCCGCGGCGACCGGCTCGCGCGACCTGCTCGACGAGGCCGACGCGATGGTCCGGGCGATCAGCGCGCCGCCCGGGTCCGCCTGGCTGTACGGCGCGGACAGCTATGTGGCCCTGGCCCGGGCCTGGCTGCGCCGCGGCGACCCCCGCGCGGCGGCAGAGGTGCTCGCACCGCTGACGGCCGCCGCGGACCGGACCGGCTGGATCGCCCCGCTGGCGGCGGCCCGGTCGGTCGCGGCCGCCTGCGCTGAGGCGCTCCGCCTGCCCTGA
- the dnaE gene encoding DNA polymerase III subunit alpha — MRRRLNVVSSAAGSSASSSFVHLHVHTEYSMLDGAARLDDLFTEAAKQGMPALATTDHGNVFGAYDFYNKAKKHGIKPIIGTEAYLTPRTSRFDKTRVRWGDGGGDDVSGSGAYTHMTMFAENTGGMHNLFRLSSLSSLEGFYFKPRMDRELLQQYSSGIIATTGCPGGEVQTFLRLGKYDEALKAAAEFRDIFGKDNFFLELMDHGLEVEKRSREDLLRLGKDLGLPLLATNDLHYTHPADHEAHAVLLCVQSGSTLADPKRFKFEAEDFYLKSAAEMRQTWADLPEACDNTLLIAERCDVKFVEEAGKYMPRYPVPAGEDEVSWFVKEVEAGLHRRFPGGISDEVRARANYETEVVTTKGYAGYYLVVADFINWAKDNGIRVGPGRGSGAGSIAAYAMGITDLDPLPHGLIFERFLNPERKSMPDFDIDFDERRRGEVIRYVTEKYGTDHVAQIVTYGTIKAKQAVKDASRVLGNPFAVGERITKAMPPAVMGKDVPLSGIFDPEHKRYAEAGEFRSLYESDVEVRRVVDTAKGLENLKRQWGVHAAGVIMSSAPLLDTIPVMKREQDGAIITQFDYPTCEELGLVKMDFLGLRNLTILDDALKNIVRNGKDAIVLEDLPLDDRGTYELLGRGDTLAVFQLDGGPLRSLLRQMKPDNFEDISATIALYRPGPMGANSHINYALRKNGQQPITPIHPELAEALEPILGTTYGLIIYQEQVMAIAQQLGGYSLGKADLLRRAMGKKKREVLDAEYVPFSDGMKAGGFGDAAIKTLWDILVPFSDYAFNKAHSAAYGVIAYWTAYLKAHYPAEYMAAVLTSVRDDKDKTALYLSECRRMGIKVLPPDVNESAGDFTPVGTDIRFGLTAIRNVGANVVDGIVAARQEKGRFETFPDFMDKVPVHVCNKRVVESLVRGGAFDSLGYARRALAAIVDDAVDTVISLKRNEAVGQFDLFGGAGDDAAGGFEVQVPELTEWDKKQKLAFEREMLGLYVSDHPLLGLEHIIANASDRPISTLTDEEEVPNGTTLSVGGLITSLQRKVSKRGDTWAIVTIEDLEGSIEAMFFPATYQLYALQLAEDEIVVVKGRLDRREEAPQLIAAELSMPDLSDGPSGPVVVTMPMTRCTPPVVERLKDILSTHPGVTPVHLKLTGTGRTTVMKLDDRLRVTPSTALMGDLKQLLGPTCLAS; from the coding sequence GTGAGGAGGCGTCTGAACGTCGTGTCGAGTGCTGCCGGTTCCTCCGCGTCGTCGAGCTTCGTGCATCTGCACGTGCACACCGAATACTCCATGCTCGACGGCGCCGCCCGCCTCGACGACCTCTTCACAGAGGCCGCCAAACAGGGCATGCCGGCGCTGGCCACCACCGACCACGGCAACGTGTTCGGCGCCTACGACTTCTACAACAAGGCGAAGAAGCACGGCATCAAGCCGATCATCGGCACCGAGGCGTACCTCACGCCGCGCACCAGCCGGTTCGACAAGACCCGGGTCCGGTGGGGCGACGGCGGCGGCGACGACGTCTCTGGCAGCGGCGCCTACACGCACATGACGATGTTCGCCGAGAACACCGGCGGCATGCACAACCTGTTCCGGCTGTCGTCGCTGTCCTCCCTCGAGGGCTTCTACTTCAAGCCGCGCATGGACCGCGAGCTGCTGCAGCAGTACTCCAGCGGCATCATCGCGACCACTGGCTGCCCCGGCGGCGAGGTGCAGACGTTCCTGCGCCTGGGCAAGTACGACGAGGCCCTCAAAGCCGCGGCCGAGTTCCGCGACATCTTCGGCAAGGACAACTTCTTCCTCGAGCTGATGGACCACGGGCTCGAGGTCGAGAAGCGCAGCCGTGAAGACCTCCTGCGGCTCGGCAAGGACCTCGGTCTGCCGCTGCTGGCCACCAACGACCTGCACTACACCCACCCGGCCGACCACGAGGCGCACGCCGTCCTGCTGTGCGTGCAGTCCGGTTCCACGCTGGCCGACCCCAAGCGGTTCAAGTTCGAGGCCGAGGACTTCTACCTCAAGTCCGCGGCCGAGATGCGCCAGACCTGGGCCGACCTGCCCGAGGCCTGCGACAACACCCTGCTCATCGCCGAGCGCTGCGACGTCAAGTTCGTCGAAGAGGCCGGCAAGTACATGCCGCGCTACCCGGTGCCGGCGGGCGAGGACGAGGTCTCCTGGTTCGTCAAAGAGGTCGAGGCCGGCCTGCACCGGCGCTTCCCCGGCGGCATCAGCGACGAGGTCCGGGCCCGGGCCAACTACGAGACCGAGGTCGTCACCACCAAGGGCTACGCCGGCTACTACCTCGTCGTCGCCGACTTCATCAACTGGGCCAAGGACAACGGCATCCGGGTCGGCCCGGGCCGTGGCTCCGGCGCGGGGTCCATCGCGGCGTACGCCATGGGCATCACCGACCTCGACCCCCTCCCGCACGGCCTGATCTTCGAGCGGTTCCTCAACCCCGAGCGCAAGTCGATGCCCGACTTCGACATCGACTTCGACGAGCGCCGGCGCGGTGAGGTCATCCGCTACGTCACTGAGAAGTACGGCACCGACCACGTCGCGCAGATCGTCACCTACGGCACCATCAAGGCCAAGCAGGCCGTCAAGGACGCCTCCCGGGTGCTGGGCAACCCGTTCGCGGTCGGCGAGCGCATCACCAAGGCCATGCCGCCGGCCGTCATGGGCAAGGACGTCCCGCTCTCCGGCATCTTCGACCCCGAGCACAAGCGCTACGCCGAGGCGGGCGAGTTCCGGTCGCTGTACGAGTCCGACGTCGAGGTGCGCCGGGTCGTCGACACCGCGAAGGGCCTCGAGAACCTCAAGCGCCAGTGGGGCGTGCACGCGGCCGGCGTCATCATGTCGTCGGCGCCGCTGCTCGACACCATCCCGGTGATGAAGCGCGAGCAGGACGGCGCCATCATCACCCAGTTCGACTACCCGACCTGTGAAGAGCTCGGGCTGGTCAAGATGGACTTCCTGGGCCTGCGCAACCTCACCATCCTCGACGACGCGCTGAAGAACATCGTCCGCAACGGCAAGGACGCCATCGTCCTCGAGGACCTGCCGCTCGACGACCGCGGCACCTACGAGCTGCTCGGCCGCGGCGACACACTGGCGGTGTTCCAGCTCGACGGCGGGCCGCTGCGGTCGCTGCTGCGGCAGATGAAGCCCGACAACTTCGAGGACATCTCCGCGACCATCGCCCTGTACCGCCCGGGCCCCATGGGCGCGAACAGCCACATCAACTACGCGCTGCGCAAGAACGGCCAGCAGCCCATCACGCCGATCCACCCCGAGCTGGCCGAAGCGCTCGAACCCATCCTCGGCACCACCTACGGCCTGATCATCTACCAAGAGCAGGTCATGGCCATCGCCCAGCAGCTCGGCGGATACTCGCTCGGCAAGGCCGACCTGCTCCGGCGGGCCATGGGCAAGAAGAAGCGCGAGGTCCTCGACGCCGAGTACGTGCCGTTCTCCGACGGCATGAAGGCGGGCGGGTTCGGCGACGCCGCCATCAAGACGCTCTGGGACATCCTGGTCCCGTTCTCCGACTACGCGTTCAACAAGGCGCACAGCGCGGCCTACGGCGTCATCGCGTACTGGACCGCCTATCTGAAGGCGCACTACCCGGCCGAGTACATGGCCGCCGTGCTCACGTCGGTCCGCGACGACAAGGACAAGACCGCGCTGTACCTGTCCGAGTGCCGCCGCATGGGCATCAAAGTGCTGCCGCCCGACGTCAACGAGTCCGCCGGCGACTTCACCCCGGTCGGCACCGACATCCGCTTCGGCCTCACCGCCATCCGCAACGTCGGCGCCAACGTCGTCGACGGCATCGTCGCGGCCCGGCAGGAGAAGGGCCGGTTCGAGACCTTCCCGGACTTCATGGACAAGGTCCCGGTGCACGTCTGCAACAAGCGGGTGGTCGAGTCGCTGGTCCGCGGCGGCGCGTTCGACTCGCTCGGCTACGCCCGCCGCGCGCTGGCCGCCATCGTCGACGACGCCGTCGACACCGTCATCTCGCTCAAGCGCAACGAGGCGGTCGGCCAGTTCGACCTCTTCGGCGGCGCGGGCGACGACGCCGCCGGCGGCTTCGAGGTGCAGGTGCCCGAGCTCACCGAGTGGGACAAGAAGCAGAAGCTGGCGTTCGAGCGCGAGATGCTCGGCCTCTACGTCTCCGACCACCCGCTGCTGGGCCTCGAGCACATCATCGCCAACGCCTCCGACCGGCCCATCTCCACGCTCACCGACGAGGAAGAGGTGCCCAACGGCACCACGCTCAGCGTCGGCGGGCTCATCACGTCGCTGCAGCGCAAGGTCAGCAAGCGCGGCGACACCTGGGCCATCGTCACCATCGAGGACCTCGAAGGTTCCATCGAGGCGATGTTCTTCCCGGCCACCTACCAGCTGTACGCGCTGCAGCTGGCCGAGGACGAGATCGTCGTCGTCAAGGGCCGGTTGGACCGCCGCGAAGAGGCGCCGCAGCTGATCGCGGCCGAGCTGAGCATGCCCGACCTCTCCGACGGCCCGTCCGGCCCGGTCGTGGTCACCATGCCGATGACCCGCTGCACCCCGCCGGTGGTCGAGCGGCTCAAGGACATCCTGAGCACGCACCCCGGCGTCACCCCGGTGCACCTGAAGCTCACCGGCACCGGCCGCACCACCGTCATGAAGCTCGACGACCGCCTGCGGGTCACCCCGTCGACGGCGCTCATGGGCGACCTCAAGCAGCTGCTGGGGCCGACGTGTCTGGCGTCGTAG
- the ybaK gene encoding Cys-tRNA(Pro) deacylase codes for MGTTTRQRTGTPATLVLERAGVPFTVHPYHHDSSAPSFGLEAARALGVVPTRVFKTLLAEIDDELVVAVVPVSGSLDLKSLARAASGKRAVMAATSQAERATGYVVGGISPFGQRRRLPTIVDESAYGYPTVFVSAGRRGLDVEITPADLVRLTGAKTATIGRTS; via the coding sequence ATGGGGACAACAACACGCCAGCGCACAGGAACACCGGCAACGCTGGTGCTGGAGCGAGCGGGGGTGCCGTTCACCGTGCACCCGTACCACCACGATTCCTCCGCGCCGTCGTTCGGCCTGGAGGCTGCCCGCGCCCTCGGCGTCGTGCCGACGCGCGTTTTCAAGACCCTCCTGGCCGAGATCGACGACGAACTCGTCGTCGCCGTGGTGCCGGTGTCGGGGTCACTGGATCTCAAGTCGCTGGCTCGCGCCGCCTCGGGGAAGCGTGCGGTCATGGCCGCCACGTCGCAGGCGGAGCGGGCCACCGGCTATGTGGTCGGGGGGATCAGTCCGTTCGGGCAGCGGCGCCGGCTGCCCACCATCGTCGACGAGTCGGCCTACGGCTACCCGACGGTGTTCGTCTCGGCCGGCCGCCGGGGTCTCGATGTCGAGATCACCCCGGCCGACCTGGTCAGGCTCACGGGGGCCAAGACCGCCACCATCGGGCGGACCAGCTAG
- a CDS encoding chorismate mutase — protein sequence MTATPHPGAGAATRNGVPAHPSAATPARPFAASFAAPFGGPVPPVVAPTGAGGDLDHDAVPAGSVTFVDGADPGAIAGARRHGRPVVANLGERPELAAAAVAAGADGLWLEASGAAAAGQAREAAARIAPLVRSAVPGTLADCRAAIDAVDAALATLLEHRVALAGRVQRLKPVGGRAGRDPQREAAIVAAMAERAPSLPPESLARVVTAIIEAGLDAAERDESDEPPVWRL from the coding sequence GTGACCGCAACCCCGCACCCCGGCGCCGGCGCCGCGACCCGCAACGGCGTCCCGGCCCACCCCAGCGCCGCCACGCCGGCCCGGCCGTTCGCCGCATCGTTCGCCGCGCCGTTCGGCGGGCCGGTGCCGCCCGTCGTCGCACCCACTGGCGCCGGCGGCGACCTCGACCACGACGCCGTCCCGGCCGGCTCCGTCACGTTCGTCGACGGCGCCGACCCGGGGGCGATCGCCGGGGCGCGCCGGCACGGGCGTCCGGTCGTCGCGAATCTGGGGGAGCGGCCGGAGCTGGCCGCGGCCGCCGTCGCCGCCGGGGCGGACGGGCTGTGGCTGGAGGCGTCCGGCGCCGCGGCCGCGGGTCAGGCCCGTGAGGCGGCCGCCCGCATCGCGCCGCTGGTCCGGTCCGCCGTCCCCGGCACGCTGGCCGACTGCCGCGCGGCCATCGACGCCGTCGACGCGGCGCTGGCGACGCTGCTGGAGCACCGGGTCGCGCTGGCCGGACGGGTGCAGCGGCTCAAGCCCGTGGGTGGCCGGGCCGGACGCGACCCTCAGCGCGAGGCGGCCATCGTCGCCGCGATGGCCGAGCGCGCGCCGTCGCTGCCGCCGGAGTCGCTGGCCCGGGTCGTGACGGCGATCATCGAGGCCGGGCTCGACGCGGCGGAACGGGACGAGTCGGACGAACCGCCCGTCTGGCGGTTGTGA
- a CDS encoding DUF2567 domain-containing protein — protein sequence MSGVVVTRAERLGHSAPSTVRVVTQIVAVSAVAGVLMGVLWWLLAPDATGVVVNGGLGFDAREGQHLFGRDAVFTLVGAGFGLVLSIVFTLWHRRNPVAVLVAMAAMGVVGSLIAQVVGEFLGPEGDVAGLADGAELQIPLRLESDAALLVWSMVAVVVAAVVALFREDRTPWTPPAPGAPGSTP from the coding sequence GTGTCTGGCGTCGTAGTGACGCGGGCCGAACGGCTGGGCCACAGCGCGCCGAGCACCGTCCGCGTCGTGACCCAGATCGTCGCCGTCTCCGCCGTCGCCGGCGTCCTCATGGGCGTGCTCTGGTGGCTGCTCGCGCCCGACGCCACCGGCGTTGTGGTCAACGGCGGGCTGGGCTTCGACGCACGCGAGGGCCAGCACCTGTTCGGCCGCGACGCCGTGTTCACGCTGGTCGGCGCCGGGTTCGGGCTGGTGCTGTCGATCGTCTTCACGCTGTGGCACCGGCGCAACCCGGTCGCCGTTCTGGTGGCGATGGCCGCCATGGGCGTCGTCGGGTCCCTGATCGCCCAGGTCGTGGGCGAGTTCCTGGGGCCTGAGGGCGACGTGGCGGGGCTCGCCGACGGCGCCGAGCTGCAGATCCCGCTGCGCCTGGAGTCGGACGCGGCGCTGCTCGTGTGGTCCATGGTGGCCGTGGTCGTGGCCGCGGTGGTCGCGTTGTTCCGCGAAGACCGCACCCCCTGGACGCCGCCCGCACCCGGCGCGCCTGGCTCGACGCCCTAG